A portion of the Novosphingobium sp. KA1 genome contains these proteins:
- the adh gene encoding aldehyde dehydrogenase — MSDTNVSERPSVLVSPFAASYDNFIGGKWVAPVAGRYFDNVSPITGLPVCRVARSDADDIELALDAAHAAKDAWGRTSPADRSLILLRVADRLEQNLAKLAAAETWDNGKPIRETTLADIPLAIDHFRYFAGCIRSQEGSIGEIDHDTMAYHIHEPLGVVGQIIPWNFPILMAAWKLAPALAAGNCVVLKPAEQTPASILVLAELVADILPPGVLNIVNGFGIEAGKPLASSKRIAKIAFTGETSTGRLIMQYASENLIPVTLELGGKSPNIFFEDVCAQDDDFFDKAIEGFVMFALNQGEVCTCPSRALIQESIYDRFMEKALKRVAAIKQGSPLDMETMIGAQASQEQQQKILRYLDIGREEGAEVLIGGGAAQLGGDLSGGFYVQPTVFKGHNKMRIFQEEIFGPVVSTTTFRTQEEALEIANDTMFGLGAGVWSRDINTCYRFGRAIQAGRVWTNCYHAYPAHAAFGGYKQSGIGRETHKMMLDHYQQTKNLLVSYNPKKLGFF; from the coding sequence ATGTCCGACACGAACGTCTCCGAACGGCCCTCGGTGCTGGTGTCACCCTTCGCCGCCAGCTACGACAACTTCATCGGCGGCAAGTGGGTCGCCCCCGTCGCCGGCCGCTATTTCGACAATGTCAGCCCGATCACCGGCCTGCCGGTCTGCCGCGTCGCGCGCTCGGATGCCGACGACATCGAACTGGCGCTCGACGCCGCCCATGCCGCCAAGGACGCCTGGGGGCGCACTTCGCCCGCCGACCGCTCGCTGATCCTGCTGCGCGTCGCCGATCGCCTGGAACAGAACCTGGCCAAGCTGGCCGCCGCCGAGACCTGGGACAACGGCAAGCCGATCCGCGAGACCACGCTTGCCGACATTCCCCTCGCGATCGACCACTTCCGCTACTTCGCGGGCTGCATCCGCTCGCAGGAAGGCTCGATCGGCGAGATCGACCATGACACCATGGCCTATCACATCCACGAGCCGCTGGGTGTCGTCGGCCAGATCATCCCCTGGAACTTCCCGATCCTGATGGCCGCGTGGAAGCTGGCCCCCGCCCTTGCCGCCGGCAACTGCGTGGTGCTCAAGCCCGCCGAGCAGACCCCGGCCTCGATCCTGGTGCTGGCCGAACTGGTGGCCGACATCCTGCCGCCGGGCGTGCTCAACATCGTCAACGGTTTCGGCATCGAGGCGGGCAAGCCGCTCGCCAGCTCCAAGCGCATCGCCAAGATCGCCTTCACCGGCGAGACCTCGACCGGCCGCCTGATCATGCAGTACGCCAGCGAGAACCTGATCCCGGTGACGCTGGAACTGGGCGGCAAGAGCCCGAACATCTTCTTCGAGGACGTCTGCGCGCAGGATGACGACTTCTTCGACAAGGCGATCGAGGGCTTCGTGATGTTCGCGCTCAACCAGGGCGAAGTCTGCACCTGCCCCAGCCGCGCGCTGATCCAGGAATCGATCTACGACCGGTTCATGGAAAAGGCGCTGAAGCGCGTGGCGGCAATCAAGCAGGGCAGCCCGCTCGACATGGAGACCATGATCGGCGCCCAGGCCTCGCAGGAACAGCAGCAGAAGATCCTGCGCTACCTCGACATCGGCCGCGAGGAAGGCGCCGAGGTGCTGATCGGCGGCGGTGCCGCCCAGCTCGGCGGCGACCTGTCTGGCGGTTTCTACGTGCAGCCCACCGTGTTCAAGGGCCACAACAAGATGCGGATCTTCCAGGAGGAGATCTTCGGCCCGGTCGTCTCCACCACCACCTTCAGGACGCAGGAAGAGGCGCTGGAAATCGCCAACGACACGATGTTCGGCCTCGGCGCCGGCGTGTGGAGCCGCGACATCAACACCTGCTACCGCTTCGGCCGCGCCATCCAGGCCGGGCGCGTGTGGACCAACTGCTACCACGCCTATCCCGCCCATGCGGCCTTCGGCGGCTACAAGCAGTCCGGCATCGGCCGCGAGACGCACAAGATGATGCTCGACCACTACCAGCAGACCAAGAACCTGCTGGTGTCCTACAATCCCAAGAAGCTCGGCTTCTTCTGA
- a CDS encoding TorF family putative porin produces MPCRGPLQSCLRSGRLGAGCRSRHRRCRAPPAPQSATPQSATTKPASDLSVSVTLKGTTDYVWRGVSQSDNDPAVFAVVNLGYKGFYLGAETENVRFAGIKQEWDMWGGYVARLGGGVSLDVGFVRYGYVDAPVDIDTFEVKAALSGKVGPASVSLAGYHTWDYFGTGENATYVELGASAPVMDKLSISAAAARQQIDRLSDYTTWNAGLSYQVLPGASVDLRYYDTDLDKLGRLSKARVVGAFTVTF; encoded by the coding sequence GTGCCTTGCCGCGGCCCTCTCCAGTCTTGCCTGCGCTCCGGGCGCCTCGGCGCAGGATGCCGCAGCCGGCACCGACGGTGCCGCGCCCCCCCCGCTCCCCAAAGCGCCACGCCCCAAAGCGCCACGACCAAGCCGGCATCCGATCTCTCGGTCAGCGTCACGCTCAAGGGCACGACCGACTACGTCTGGCGCGGCGTCAGCCAGTCGGACAACGACCCGGCGGTGTTTGCCGTCGTCAACCTCGGCTACAAGGGCTTCTATCTCGGCGCCGAGACCGAGAACGTGCGCTTTGCCGGCATCAAGCAGGAATGGGACATGTGGGGCGGCTATGTCGCCAGACTGGGCGGCGGGGTGTCGCTCGATGTCGGCTTCGTGCGCTACGGCTATGTCGATGCGCCTGTCGACATCGACACCTTCGAGGTGAAGGCGGCGCTGTCGGGCAAGGTCGGCCCGGCCTCGGTCAGCCTCGCGGGGTATCACACCTGGGACTATTTCGGGACCGGCGAGAACGCCACCTATGTCGAACTGGGCGCCTCCGCGCCGGTGATGGACAAGCTCTCGATCTCGGCAGCCGCCGCGCGCCAGCAGATCGACCGCCTGAGCGACTACACGACCTGGAATGCGGGCCTGAGCTATCAGGTCCTGCCCGGCGCCTCGGTCGACCTGCGTTATTACGACACCGACCTCGACAAGCTCGGCAGGCTGTCAAAAGCCCGCGTGGTCGGCGCCTTCACCGTCACGTTCTGA
- a CDS encoding glycoside hydrolase family 2 TIM barrel-domain containing protein — MRKFMQGCAVGSLIIALTAPAHGQTTPETGPAEWEQPEVIRQGAEPMHTTFDGFETRAGALSRDVSKSRYHLSLDGDWKFHLSPSPEARPVDFYKPGFDVSGWGTMKVPGILQAEGHGRPVFVGSGYPFPRNQPWIAHDLNEVGSYRREFTVPANWSGRKLLLTVGAAGAAYYIWVNGQRVGYSEDSKLPAEFDVTRHVHAGTNTVAIELYRFADGSYLEDQDFWRVNGIERSVTLYAAPATHIRDLTVDAGLENDYRDGKLDLKVDLSGKPAAMRVRATVLDGQREVLKREGSANGGTVSLAASLAAVRSWSAEDPQLYTLLVELLDANGKLVEATSRRIGFRTVEIAGGEVRVNGKRVMIRGVNRHEHDPKTFHVVSEATMRRDVELMKAANVNAVRTSHYPNDPRFYDLADEYGLYVMDEANIESHGYLSLSQEHGNDPKYLLATDPTWQAAHLDRVERMVQRDRNHPSIIFWSLGNESGVGPNFEAAGKWVRANDPTRLINFLGWSMSNWRHPTNSYVDIFAPMYDDVPKMIDYAKDPAFTQPLILCEYAHSMGNSLGDLQGYWDAMRAYPKLQGGFIWDWVDQTMELKDKEGRSYWGQGLDYDPDPRAPGVHGDDSPVGDGVIQSDRTPDPEYYELAKVQAPIAFTHDASGYRVVNRHDHIDLSRFTLDWTVMEDGREASRGTLTTPNVPSGASAPLTVPIPAAKNPSAERILVLRARARAGAVPTQPAGHVVGWEQFALSAPAVVPVAAATVAPAETASTLRLAAGDAVLEIDKATGLVTRYERGGTLLLTGGAPNFWRAPTDNDVGSGVPRSHAMWQYFSEHRRVERIERDGNAIVVHHDMGVGSVKTETRWTMAADGSVGVTVHFEPLRDTLPDPLRVGLAFETPAMLDQVRWFGRGPQETYADRKTGGLIAQWQGTVAEQFHDYARPQESGNKTDVRWIELTGARTGAKAGLRVTGAQPLSVNALAFPYADLAMKPPSQAHSSDIRPHGNGTLLIDAAQAGVGGDTGWNLDGRAHMPYRIALKPLTYAFTIGAAR, encoded by the coding sequence ATGCGCAAATTCATGCAGGGCTGTGCTGTCGGCAGTCTCATTATCGCTCTGACGGCCCCGGCCCATGGGCAAACCACGCCTGAAACCGGCCCGGCGGAATGGGAGCAGCCCGAAGTCATCCGTCAGGGCGCGGAGCCCATGCACACGACGTTCGACGGCTTTGAAACCCGCGCCGGGGCGCTTTCGCGCGACGTTTCGAAGTCGCGCTACCATCTCTCGCTCGATGGCGACTGGAAGTTCCACCTCTCGCCCAGTCCGGAGGCGCGCCCGGTCGATTTCTACAAGCCCGGCTTCGATGTAAGCGGGTGGGGGACGATGAAAGTCCCCGGCATTCTCCAGGCCGAAGGGCACGGCCGCCCGGTCTTTGTCGGCAGCGGTTACCCGTTTCCGCGCAACCAGCCGTGGATCGCGCATGACCTCAACGAAGTCGGCTCTTACCGCCGCGAGTTCACCGTCCCGGCAAACTGGTCGGGCCGCAAGCTGCTGCTGACGGTCGGCGCGGCGGGCGCGGCCTATTACATCTGGGTCAACGGGCAGCGTGTCGGCTATTCGGAGGATTCCAAGCTTCCCGCCGAGTTCGACGTGACGCGCCATGTCCATGCGGGCACGAATACCGTCGCCATCGAACTCTACCGCTTTGCCGATGGCAGCTATCTGGAAGATCAGGATTTCTGGCGCGTCAACGGTATCGAGCGCAGCGTCACGCTCTACGCGGCGCCTGCCACCCATATCCGCGACCTCACCGTCGATGCGGGGCTGGAGAACGACTACCGCGACGGCAAGCTGGACCTCAAGGTCGACCTTTCCGGCAAGCCTGCGGCCATGCGTGTACGGGCAACCGTGCTGGACGGCCAGCGCGAGGTCCTGAAGCGCGAAGGCTCTGCGAACGGCGGCACGGTTTCGCTGGCGGCTTCGCTTGCCGCCGTGCGCTCGTGGTCGGCAGAAGACCCGCAGCTCTATACGCTGCTGGTCGAACTGCTGGACGCGAACGGCAAGCTGGTGGAGGCGACCAGCCGCCGCATCGGCTTCCGCACCGTCGAGATCGCCGGCGGCGAAGTGCGCGTGAACGGAAAGCGGGTGATGATCCGCGGCGTCAACCGCCACGAGCACGATCCCAAGACCTTCCACGTCGTTTCCGAAGCGACGATGCGCCGCGACGTCGAGTTGATGAAGGCGGCCAACGTCAATGCCGTGCGCACATCGCACTATCCCAACGATCCGCGCTTCTATGACCTTGCCGACGAATACGGCCTCTACGTCATGGACGAGGCCAATATCGAGAGCCACGGCTATCTCAGTCTCTCGCAGGAACATGGCAACGATCCCAAGTACTTGCTGGCCACCGATCCCACGTGGCAGGCCGCGCACCTCGACCGGGTGGAGCGCATGGTCCAGCGCGACCGCAACCACCCCTCGATCATCTTCTGGTCGCTCGGCAACGAAAGCGGTGTCGGCCCCAATTTCGAGGCGGCGGGCAAGTGGGTGCGGGCCAACGATCCCACCCGGCTGATCAACTTCCTCGGCTGGAGCATGAGCAACTGGCGCCACCCGACCAACAGCTACGTCGATATCTTCGCGCCGATGTACGACGACGTGCCCAAGATGATCGATTACGCCAAGGATCCGGCCTTCACCCAGCCGCTGATCCTGTGCGAATACGCGCATTCGATGGGCAACAGCCTGGGCGATCTTCAGGGCTATTGGGACGCCATGCGCGCCTATCCCAAGCTGCAGGGCGGCTTCATCTGGGACTGGGTGGACCAGACCATGGAGCTTAAGGACAAAGAGGGCCGCTCCTACTGGGGGCAGGGCCTCGACTACGATCCCGATCCCAGGGCGCCGGGCGTCCACGGCGACGACAGCCCGGTGGGCGACGGGGTGATCCAGTCCGATCGCACGCCCGATCCCGAATACTACGAACTGGCCAAGGTCCAGGCGCCGATCGCCTTTACGCACGACGCCAGCGGCTACCGCGTGGTCAACCGCCACGACCATATCGACCTCTCGCGCTTCACGCTCGATTGGACGGTGATGGAGGACGGCAGAGAAGCCTCTAGAGGTACCCTGACGACCCCTAACGTGCCTTCAGGCGCCTCGGCGCCGCTGACGGTGCCGATCCCGGCGGCGAAGAACCCCTCGGCCGAACGCATCCTGGTCCTGCGTGCCCGCGCCAGGGCCGGAGCGGTGCCGACACAGCCTGCCGGCCATGTCGTCGGCTGGGAGCAGTTCGCACTTTCCGCCCCCGCCGTGGTGCCGGTCGCGGCCGCTACCGTCGCGCCCGCCGAGACCGCCTCGACCCTTCGCCTCGCCGCGGGCGATGCGGTGCTGGAGATCGACAAGGCCACCGGCCTCGTCACCCGCTACGAACGCGGCGGCACCTTGCTGCTGACCGGCGGCGCGCCCAACTTCTGGCGCGCGCCCACCGATAACGATGTGGGCTCCGGCGTGCCCAGGAGCCATGCCATGTGGCAGTACTTCTCCGAGCACCGCCGTGTCGAGCGCATCGAGCGGGACGGCAATGCCATCGTTGTCCACCACGACATGGGCGTCGGCTCGGTGAAGACCGAGACGCGCTGGACGATGGCCGCCGATGGATCGGTGGGCGTCACCGTCCATTTCGAACCCTTGCGCGATACCTTGCCCGATCCGCTGCGTGTGGGTCTCGCTTTCGAGACACCCGCCATGCTCGACCAGGTTCGCTGGTTCGGGCGCGGGCCGCAGGAGACCTATGCCGATCGCAAGACCGGCGGCCTGATCGCGCAGTGGCAGGGCACCGTGGCCGAGCAGTTCCACGACTACGCACGCCCGCAGGAATCCGGCAACAAGACCGATGTGCGCTGGATCGAACTGACGGGCGCCAGGACGGGCGCGAAAGCTGGCCTGCGCGTTACCGGCGCGCAGCCGCTTTCGGTCAATGCGCTGGCGTTCCCTTATGCCGATCTGGCGATGAAGCCGCCCTCGCAGGCGCATAGCTCGGACATTCGCCCGCACGGCAACGGCACGTTGCTGATCGATGCGGCGCAGGCGGGCGTGGGCGGCGATACCGGCTGGAACCTCGATGGCCGGGCCCACATGCCCTACCGCATCGCGCTCAAGCCGCTGACTTATGCCTTCACCATCGGTGCGGCGCGGTGA
- a CDS encoding queuosine precursor transporter encodes MSEEHLSRIDGMAGARRHFRYFDYVMVAFVVILLLSNLIGAAKQAEVTFPVFGPITFGAGVLFFPVSYIIGDVLTEVYGYANARRCIWAGFFALLFMVLMSVVVVNIPANAEWALASATYTVEGKQVTAPNQAAYYSIFGQTPRIVFASVCAFWAGEFVNSFVLARMKIMTQGKHLWTRTIGSTVLGEGVDSALFYPLAFLGVAGFTPHSIAFLAITQWAIKTGWEVVLTPVTYVVVGWLKKREGVDVYDSNVDFSPFAKARKAAAATSE; translated from the coding sequence ATGAGCGAAGAACATCTCTCCCGTATCGACGGCATGGCCGGCGCCCGGCGCCATTTCCGCTATTTCGACTACGTGATGGTCGCCTTCGTGGTGATCCTGCTGCTCTCCAACCTGATCGGCGCCGCCAAGCAGGCGGAAGTCACCTTCCCCGTGTTCGGGCCGATCACGTTCGGCGCGGGCGTGCTGTTCTTCCCGGTGTCCTACATCATCGGCGACGTGCTGACCGAAGTCTACGGCTATGCCAATGCCCGCCGTTGCATCTGGGCGGGCTTCTTCGCGCTGCTGTTCATGGTGCTGATGAGCGTGGTGGTGGTGAACATCCCCGCCAATGCCGAATGGGCGCTTGCCTCGGCCACCTACACCGTCGAGGGCAAGCAGGTGACGGCACCGAACCAGGCCGCCTATTACTCGATCTTCGGCCAGACGCCGCGCATTGTCTTCGCCTCGGTCTGCGCGTTCTGGGCGGGTGAGTTTGTCAATTCCTTTGTCCTTGCCCGCATGAAGATCATGACCCAGGGCAAGCACTTGTGGACACGCACCATCGGCTCCACCGTGCTTGGCGAAGGCGTGGACAGCGCGCTGTTCTACCCCCTCGCCTTCCTCGGCGTCGCGGGCTTCACGCCGCATTCCATCGCTTTCCTTGCAATCACCCAGTGGGCGATCAAGACCGGCTGGGAAGTGGTACTGACCCCGGTGACTTACGTCGTGGTCGGCTGGCTCAAGAAGCGCGAGGGCGTCGACGTCTACGACAGCAATGTCGACTTCTCCCCCTTCGCCAAGGCGCGCAAGGCCGCGGCTGCAACCAGCGAATAA
- the recF gene encoding DNA replication/repair protein RecF, with amino-acid sequence MLDRILLSRFRNHRETAVDGTAQFNLLVGENGAGKTNVLEAISLLSPGRGLRRAALADVPGQQFDGGFAVSASLMVPGNEPVRLGTGVTAERPGRRLVQVNGAEAPAVRLAEWLSIGWLTPAMDRLFVEGAGARRRFLDRMVMAMRPDHASHATRLENALRERNRLLSGEYAPDPRWLDAIESQLSEAGAMVAAARAELVERLERTLAALPDSPFARPSLAYQAGGPIEAEALARALRDGRPRERAAQRTLTGPHRDEVLVTMAGKGAGKGQSAAECSTGEQKAMLIAITLAHSQLLEGGTQQRPRLLLLDEVAAHLDPLRREALFDRLRAGSAQVWLTGTELAPFEAIAAEAAIWEVSGGAVRRLD; translated from the coding sequence ATGCTCGACCGCATCCTCCTGTCCCGCTTCCGCAACCACCGCGAAACCGCGGTGGACGGCACGGCGCAGTTCAACCTGCTGGTGGGCGAAAACGGCGCGGGCAAGACGAATGTGCTGGAGGCGATCTCGCTGCTGTCGCCGGGACGGGGCCTGCGGCGCGCCGCGCTGGCCGACGTGCCGGGCCAGCAGTTCGACGGCGGCTTCGCGGTCAGCGCATCGCTGATGGTGCCCGGCAACGAACCCGTTCGCCTCGGCACCGGCGTTACGGCGGAGCGGCCCGGACGGCGCCTGGTGCAGGTCAACGGCGCCGAGGCTCCTGCAGTGCGGCTGGCCGAATGGCTCTCGATCGGCTGGCTGACCCCGGCGATGGACCGCCTTTTTGTCGAGGGCGCCGGGGCACGGCGGCGCTTCCTTGACCGGATGGTCATGGCCATGCGCCCCGACCACGCCAGCCACGCCACCCGCCTCGAAAACGCCCTGCGCGAACGCAACCGCCTGCTCTCGGGCGAATATGCCCCCGATCCGCGCTGGCTGGACGCGATCGAGAGCCAGCTTTCCGAAGCCGGTGCCATGGTCGCCGCTGCCCGCGCCGAACTGGTGGAGCGGCTGGAAAGGACACTGGCCGCGCTGCCGGACTCCCCTTTCGCACGCCCCTCGCTGGCCTATCAGGCGGGTGGACCGATCGAGGCCGAAGCTCTCGCCCGCGCCTTGCGCGATGGCCGCCCCCGCGAACGCGCCGCCCAGCGTACGCTAACCGGCCCGCATCGCGACGAAGTGCTCGTAACGATGGCGGGCAAGGGGGCGGGCAAAGGCCAGTCTGCCGCCGAATGCTCGACCGGCGAGCAGAAAGCCATGCTGATCGCGATCACGCTGGCGCACTCGCAATTGCTGGAGGGCGGCACGCAGCAACGCCCGCGCCTGCTGCTGCTCGACGAAGTGGCCGCCCACCTCGACCCGCTGCGCCGCGAAGCCCTGTTCGATCGCCTCCGCGCCGGATCGGCGCAAGTCTGGCTGACGGGCACCGAACTGGCCCCGTTCGAGGCCATCGCCGCGGAAGCGGCGATATGGGAAGTCAGCGGCGGCGCGGTGCGACGGCTGGATTAA
- a CDS encoding arylesterase, with the protein MSILPLALSACDKGASPASEQSTSALDAPPSIPVMGPERPILAFGDSLLAGYGLEDGESYPARLENALRARGINARITNAGVSGDTTAAGLERLDFTLKSQPVKPELAIISLGGNDMLRSLPPEQTRRNLEAILKRLKDEGIRAVLLGMMAAPNLGKDYAAQFNPIYPQLAQKYGAVLVPFFLQPVIDKPDLLQKDHVHPTAIGVEEIVTATVDDVADALPKKSGPKKSGPKQAGAGR; encoded by the coding sequence GTGTCCATCCTGCCTCTCGCCCTGAGTGCCTGCGACAAGGGTGCCTCGCCTGCGTCCGAGCAGAGCACCAGCGCGCTTGACGCACCGCCATCGATCCCGGTGATGGGGCCGGAGCGGCCGATCCTGGCCTTCGGGGATTCGCTGCTGGCGGGCTATGGGCTGGAGGATGGCGAAAGCTACCCCGCGCGGCTGGAAAATGCCCTGCGGGCACGCGGGATCAACGCGCGGATCACCAACGCCGGTGTCTCGGGAGATACCACGGCGGCCGGGCTGGAGCGGCTGGACTTCACGCTCAAGAGCCAGCCGGTGAAGCCTGAACTGGCGATCATCAGCCTTGGCGGCAACGACATGCTGCGCTCGCTGCCGCCGGAACAGACGCGCCGGAACCTTGAGGCGATCCTGAAGCGGCTCAAGGACGAGGGCATCCGCGCCGTGCTGCTGGGGATGATGGCCGCGCCCAATCTGGGCAAGGACTATGCCGCGCAGTTCAACCCGATCTACCCGCAGCTTGCCCAGAAATACGGCGCCGTGCTGGTGCCGTTCTTCCTCCAGCCGGTGATCGACAAGCCGGACCTGCTGCAGAAGGACCACGTCCATCCCACCGCCATCGGGGTGGAGGAAATCGTCACGGCAACCGTCGACGACGTCGCGGATGCATTGCCTAAGAAGTCAGGGCCGAAGAAGTCCGGGCCGAAGCAGGCTGGTGCAGGCCGTTAA
- a CDS encoding ABC transporter ATP-binding protein — protein MGYVTDPAQPPSATLSVHAQDLRLTLGSGDSAVEILKGIDLAVPQGQTLALLGPSGSGKSSLMSVLSGLERASSGALHVAGQNFSAMDEDALARSRRGRIGVVLQAFHLLPTMTALENVMTPLELAGIDGARERAEAELAAVGLGHRLHHYPAQLSGGEQQRVAIARALAPRPSLVFADEPTGNLDAATGHTIVDLLFARRAEAGATLLIITHDKSLAHRCERVVTLADGRIASDTLAD, from the coding sequence ATGGGGTACGTGACCGATCCTGCCCAGCCCCCCTCCGCCACCCTCTCCGTCCATGCGCAAGACTTGCGGCTTACGTTAGGAAGCGGCGACAGTGCGGTGGAAATCCTGAAAGGCATCGACCTTGCGGTGCCGCAGGGGCAGACGCTGGCACTGCTGGGGCCATCGGGTTCGGGCAAGTCGTCGCTGATGTCGGTGCTGTCCGGGCTGGAGCGGGCCTCCTCCGGCGCGCTGCATGTCGCGGGACAGAACTTTTCGGCGATGGACGAGGATGCTCTTGCCCGTTCGCGGCGCGGCCGGATCGGCGTGGTGCTTCAGGCCTTCCACTTGCTGCCGACGATGACCGCACTGGAAAACGTGATGACGCCGCTGGAACTCGCCGGGATCGACGGCGCGCGTGAGCGGGCGGAGGCGGAACTCGCCGCCGTCGGGCTTGGCCACCGCCTCCACCATTACCCGGCGCAGCTTTCGGGCGGCGAGCAGCAGCGCGTGGCGATTGCCCGCGCGCTTGCGCCGCGCCCCTCGCTGGTTTTCGCGGACGAGCCGACCGGCAACCTCGATGCGGCGACCGGCCATACCATCGTCGACCTGCTCTTCGCCCGCCGCGCCGAAGCCGGGGCAACCCTGCTGATCATCACCCACGACAAAAGCCTCGCGCACCGCTGCGAGCGCGTGGTGACGCTGGCCGATGGCCGGATCGCGAGCGACACGCTTGCTGACTGA